In the genome of Abyssalbus ytuae, the window CACAGCTATAATAGGCCTTTCAGCAGACATATATTCAAAAAGCTTACCAGGAATAATACATTTGGTTTCTTCTGCATTTATTTCAATCAACAATAAAACCTGAGAAGAACGTTGGAGTTTTAAGGAGTCTTTATGAGACAGATATCCTGATATTTCTACGTATTCCTTCAACCCGTAATTATAAATGCTTTTTAATACATCTTTGCTCACTACACCGGCTAACTGCAATTTGAAATTTTTGGCAAAGTCCTCATTTTCCTTAACAATTTTAGCTAATGCCTGCCATAGTATATTCGGATTTCTTCCGGATAATAAAGAACCTATATGCGATATGGTAAATTCCCTGCTTAAAGGCACTTTCTCAATATCTTCAACATCATATCCGTTAGTTATTACTTTGATTGGTTTTTCTGTGATATAATAAAATTCATTTTTGGTAGTAAAGCTGGTGGTTATTATTTTATCGGCACTATTTAAAACCTCTCCTTCCAATATTTTATGTTTTGCCATGGAAGTTTTCTTTAAACGTAACTTATTATGATAACCTATTGTTGTCCACGGATCCCTGAAATCTGCTATCCACTGAATGTTTAATTGTCTTTTCAACCTTAAACCGATAAGGTGTAAACTATGCGGAGGGCCAGTTGTAATTACTGTATTTATTTTCTCTTTTGTAAGATAATCAGATAAAAATTTAACCGAAGGCTTTATCCAAAACCGGCGAGCATCCGGAATAAAAAAGTTTCCCCTTATCCAAAGCAATAATTTTTCTATGGGAGACTGACTTTTTGCTGAGATAATCCCTTTACTTATAGTTTTTGTTTTCTTTTTTGAAAATACCGAAGCAAAACCATAGGGTTCAAAAATAGGTTGTTTAATTATTGTTAAGTCTGCGGGAATTTCTTCTAAAAATGATTCGTCAGTAATAGGGTAGGTTGGGTTTTGAGGGGCGTATACAACCGGTTCAATATTAAAGTCTTTCAGGTATTTTACAAACTTAAGCCATCTCTGCACACCCGGACCTCCTGCCGGGGGCCAATAATATGTAATTATAAGAACCTTTTTCATTTTTACAACTTGCTGGAAGATGTCTTTTTATATTTAAATTCATAAAAAATACCACCGGCCAGTAAAAGCAAAAAAACTATAGTTCCCATAAGAGAAATAAGAGAACCTGTTTGTACTACCCGGGGCTCAAACCTAAATTCAATTTCATGTGTTCCGGCAGGTATTTGTAACCCTCTTAGCGAGTAATTAACTCTAAGTATCCCTGCTTCTTTTCCATCAATAGTAGCTTTCCATCCATGCGGATAATACATCTCAGAAAAAACGGCAAGTCCTTCATTATGGTTGGAAGATTTATACTTTAGAAGATTGGGTTTATAAGAAGTTAACTTAATTGAAGCCAGGGAATCTTTAATAAAGTTTTGTCTATCAATATTGAATGAATTGGTATTAATTACAGCTTCACTGGTTGTATTAAGGCTATCCAGTGCTTTCATTTCTTCATTGGCACTATTTACAGCAATAATTTTTTCCACAAACCATGCATTTCCGTTTGCATACGGATTATTAGCAGCATATTGTCCTTGCTCGTTTTGTTGAATAATATATTTAATATTCAACATATTAAGTACACCCATATTATTTTTGGCTATCTGGTATTCATACAGTTCCTGCAAACGTTTTGGTTTTGCTGCATGATACCCCCCAATTGAATTATGAAAATATGAAGTGCGGGCTCCATTAAGGCCTTCGGAAGGATCAAATACCCTAAAATATGAATTGTCTTTTAAGATTTCCTTGTCGGCAGTATTGGGTGTAAAAGGTCTTTCCATAATCCTTGACTGAACAAAATCTTCTTTATTTACATACCTTTTATTCACACCAACCAAGTCAAATATAATGAGTGCTGCGAATGCTATTATTAAATATCTTTCTTTTAGCTTTCCTTTTAAATAAAACCATATAATACCTGCGGAAAGGAGCACATAAATTAAACTCCGGAATAAATCCTGATTATAAACAGACATTCGGTCCATTTTTATAATCTCAACAAGTTGTGGTCCCATTGCCTGCCGGTAATATTCATCGTTTACACCATCAAAAGAGAAAGTACCCTTAAACAAAAATAGAAGTACACATAAGCCGGCTGTAATGATAGTTGTGTATTTCAGTGCTTTTAATTTCTCTTCTTTTCTTTCAAAATCATTTAAAAGTCTCATTAAAGAAAAAACAGCCAAAACCGGTACACATAATTCTAAAATTACCTGTATTGAAGAAACTGCCCTAAACTTGTTATACATGGGGAAATAATCTATCATAAAATTGGTGAGAAAGCCCAAATTTTTTCCCCATGAAAGAAGCAGAGACAGGATGACTCCTCCTAACAGCCACCACTTTATTCTGCCTTTTACCAGGAAGAGTCCCAGCACAAACAGAAAAATTATGACTGCTCCAATATAAGCCGGTGCAGCCACAATGGGTTGATTTCCCCAATAGGTTGGAACATTTTCAGAAAAATCTTTAGCCTGGCTTACAGGTACTCCCTGATTTCTTAAAAACTTGTAAATATTAGAATCTTCACCTAAATTTTCACTGTTACCTCCACCAAAAAGCCTGGGGACAAATAAATTTAATGATTCTCCTATTCCGTAACTATATTGGGTAATATATTCCCGGTCCAGCCCTGTTGAAGGCTCTTTGGGAGAGCCATCCGGATTAAAAGTTAATTCGCTTTTGCTACGTGTGCTCCATTTTACATATTCCTGGGTGGCCAGTAAATTAGAGGCATTGACGATTATTCCTAAAAAAACGGCAATTACTAAAATACCTGTCGTTTTAAAAAAATGAGGCAATTCTTTCTTTTTATATGCGTCTACTAAATAAACTATTCCCAATACCAGTACCAGGAGCATCAAATAATAGGTCATTTGAAAATGATTTGCCCCTATTTCCAACGCCATTGCCAGTGTAGTTAGTAAAAATCCCCATACATATTTTTTTTGGAATGTAAGTAATATTCCTGCCAGAACTAAAGGGAAGTAGCCTATTGCATGGGCTTTGGCATTGTGGCCTACTCCTAAAATTATTATAAGATATGTTGAAAAACCAAATGCAAGCGATCCTAAAAACGCCAGTTTATAATCTACTTTTAAAACCAGCAGTAAAATGTAAAAACTTAATAAATAAAGAAATAAATAATCAGCAGGCCTTGGCAAAAACCGTATAAGTTTATCAATCTTTTTTACAAAGTTATTAGGATAATTGGCTCCCAACTGGTATGTGGGCATTCCGCCAAAAGCACGGTTGGTCCAGTAGGGTTCTTCTTTTTCCTTTTTCCTGAAATCATTTTGTTCTTTAGCCATACCGGTATATTGAACAATATCACTCTGATAAATGGTTTTTCCCTGTAATACCGGATAAAAATAGATTAGTGAAGCTGTTATAAAAAGCAAAACTATTATTACATGAGGTAATAGTTTTTTTAAGTTAATGGTCATGTAAGCGGATTTTTAATTATTCAATTTCTTCAAAATCTATATATTCTCCAACTTTTTCTTTTGATTTTGAAGTAGATTCAGGTTTTTTATCGATAACGGTTTCACCTTCTTTATGTGGTTGTTGAAAATCTCTTTGCTGCTTAAAAATATCATTAAACTTTTTCTCCATTTTTTTAGAAGCATACTTCATTAACACAGGGCCTAGAAACCTGGAAATAATTTTTAAGCCGTAATAAACCAAAAGTATAATTAAGATTGTTCTTAATAACTGCATGAAATCATAAATTATTTAATCCCAAAAATACAATACATTAACGGTAAAAACAGTTATTAATACTTAAAAAATAATTAAAATCTCATATATTTGAACAAACCCAATACCATGAAGAATTTCTTTGTCCGGCTTAGTTTATTGGTTTTTATATTAACTACTTCGGTAAATGCACAGTATACAGAAGTAATAAATTCTAACCGCCCGGGATTGTCATATAGTGCATTTTCGGTCGGCAGAAATGTTGTCCAGGGTGAATTGGGACTGTTTTATGAAAAGTTAAAACACAGTACTCAAAATACCGAGCAAAAACAATTTGGTTTTGACTTTGCAGTAAGATACGGGTTACTGCTTGAGCAATTAGAAATAATATGGGATGGCTCTTTTGCTTTTGAAAAATATATCAATAATG includes:
- a CDS encoding YfhO family protein; the protein is MTINLKKLLPHVIIVLLFITASLIYFYPVLQGKTIYQSDIVQYTGMAKEQNDFRKKEKEEPYWTNRAFGGMPTYQLGANYPNNFVKKIDKLIRFLPRPADYLFLYLLSFYILLLVLKVDYKLAFLGSLAFGFSTYLIIILGVGHNAKAHAIGYFPLVLAGILLTFQKKYVWGFLLTTLAMALEIGANHFQMTYYLMLLVLVLGIVYLVDAYKKKELPHFFKTTGILVIAVFLGIIVNASNLLATQEYVKWSTRSKSELTFNPDGSPKEPSTGLDREYITQYSYGIGESLNLFVPRLFGGGNSENLGEDSNIYKFLRNQGVPVSQAKDFSENVPTYWGNQPIVAAPAYIGAVIIFLFVLGLFLVKGRIKWWLLGGVILSLLLSWGKNLGFLTNFMIDYFPMYNKFRAVSSIQVILELCVPVLAVFSLMRLLNDFERKEEKLKALKYTTIITAGLCVLLFLFKGTFSFDGVNDEYYRQAMGPQLVEIIKMDRMSVYNQDLFRSLIYVLLSAGIIWFYLKGKLKERYLIIAFAALIIFDLVGVNKRYVNKEDFVQSRIMERPFTPNTADKEILKDNSYFRVFDPSEGLNGARTSYFHNSIGGYHAAKPKRLQELYEYQIAKNNMGVLNMLNIKYIIQQNEQGQYAANNPYANGNAWFVEKIIAVNSANEEMKALDSLNTTSEAVINTNSFNIDRQNFIKDSLASIKLTSYKPNLLKYKSSNHNEGLAVFSEMYYPHGWKATIDGKEAGILRVNYSLRGLQIPAGTHEIEFRFEPRVVQTGSLISLMGTIVFLLLLAGGIFYEFKYKKTSSSKL
- a CDS encoding glycosyltransferase family 4 protein, with the translated sequence MKKVLIITYYWPPAGGPGVQRWLKFVKYLKDFNIEPVVYAPQNPTYPITDESFLEEIPADLTIIKQPIFEPYGFASVFSKKKTKTISKGIISAKSQSPIEKLLLWIRGNFFIPDARRFWIKPSVKFLSDYLTKEKINTVITTGPPHSLHLIGLRLKRQLNIQWIADFRDPWTTIGYHNKLRLKKTSMAKHKILEGEVLNSADKIITTSFTTKNEFYYITEKPIKVITNGYDVEDIEKVPLSREFTISHIGSLLSGRNPNILWQALAKIVKENEDFAKNFKLQLAGVVSKDVLKSIYNYGLKEYVEISGYLSHKDSLKLQRSSQVLLLIEINAEETKCIIPGKLFEYMSAERPIIAVGPENWDAEKIITETNIGKCFAYDKKGELKKYILSLYKNYKEDNLRVNPIGLKKYSRKSLTEELSKFILSD
- a CDS encoding DUF4834 family protein — translated: MQLLRTILIILLVYYGLKIISRFLGPVLMKYASKKMEKKFNDIFKQQRDFQQPHKEGETVIDKKPESTSKSKEKVGEYIDFEEIE